A genomic window from Manduca sexta isolate Smith_Timp_Sample1 chromosome 5, JHU_Msex_v1.0, whole genome shotgun sequence includes:
- the LOC115452141 gene encoding uncharacterized protein LOC115452141 isoform X2, which translates to MLCCTAAFTMIVFNSPQLKETFLEKGFLFAICAMVLLVGLNYSMVCSPCTRQMPCNLICLLLAVVGMSLICAFITVRYDTRIVFYAVVATGVVVFVCILLACSKFDFTQWMLYVIVISVAFCVIATIASLSMALTGTYLSLAHLIILLIGTIINVVFIIIELQTILGGRAIELSEDDYALGAYLLYTSIMDVFLKMVQIMGIIDD; encoded by the exons ATGTTGTGTTGCACCGCTGCCTTCACTATGATAGTCTTTAATTC ACCTCAACTGAAAGAAACATTTTTAGAAAAAGGGTTCTTATTTGCGATATGTGCTAT GGTACTATTGGTTGGCTTGAATTATTCAATGGTATGCTCTCCGTGTACGCGGCAAATGCCATGCAACTTAATATGCCTGTTATTAGCG GTTGTCGGCATGAGCCTAATATGCGCGTTCATAACTGTTCGCTACGACACACGCATTGTGTTCTATGCAGTGGTGGCCACTGGCGTTGTTGTCTTCGTCTGTATACTGCTCGCCTGTTCTAAG TTTGACTTCACTCAGTGGATGTTGTACGTGATCGTGATATCGGTGGCCTTTTGCGTGATAGCAACGATAGCGTCTCTCTCTATGGCCCTCACCGGCACGTACCTGAGCCTTGCCCATCTCATCATACTGTTGATCGGAACGATTATTAATGTTGTG TTTATTATAATCGAGTTGCAGACGATCCTGGGTGGCAGGGCAATTGAGTTGAGTGAAGACGACTATGCCCTTGGCGCATATCTCCTGTACACCTCTATAATGGATGTGTTCCTCAAAATGGTTCAGATTATGGGCATTATAGACGATTAG
- the LOC115452141 gene encoding uncharacterized protein LOC115452141 isoform X1 gives MNVTKLNITKRIEDIERGNDAADKGDAEDNISKIDIESIESDAFKTFKDEGEGSNQTAIELVDINEARNNKHCKGNVTGERPANINVIWVQYQVGGGRQIPEGGGAPLNYDPRTRNQFVKVVFILVFLMLCCTAAFTMIVFNSPQLKETFLEKGFLFAICAMVLLVGLNYSMVCSPCTRQMPCNLICLLLAVVGMSLICAFITVRYDTRIVFYAVVATGVVVFVCILLACSKFDFTQWMLYVIVISVAFCVIATIASLSMALTGTYLSLAHLIILLIGTIINVVFIIIELQTILGGRAIELSEDDYALGAYLLYTSIMDVFLKMVQIMGIIDD, from the exons ATGaatgttacaaaattaaatattacaaaacgaaTTGAAGATATTGAAAGAGGCAATGATGCAGCAGATAAAGGCGACGCAGAAGACAATATATCTAAAATTGACATTGAAAGTATTGAATCAGATGCTTTTAAAACATTCAAGGACGAAGGTGAAGGTAGCAATCAGACAGCCATTGAATTGGTTGATATTAATGAAGCAAGAAATAATAAGCATTGCAAAGGAAACGTTACTGGAGAAAGACCAgccaatattaatgttatttgggTACAATATcaag TTGGAGGAGGTAGACAAATACCAGAGGGCGGTGGGGCACCTTTAAACTACGACCCTCGCACAAGAAACCAATTCGTGAAGGTGGTTTTCATCTTAGTGTTTCTCATGTTGTGTTGCACCGCTGCCTTCACTATGATAGTCTTTAATTC ACCTCAACTGAAAGAAACATTTTTAGAAAAAGGGTTCTTATTTGCGATATGTGCTAT GGTACTATTGGTTGGCTTGAATTATTCAATGGTATGCTCTCCGTGTACGCGGCAAATGCCATGCAACTTAATATGCCTGTTATTAGCG GTTGTCGGCATGAGCCTAATATGCGCGTTCATAACTGTTCGCTACGACACACGCATTGTGTTCTATGCAGTGGTGGCCACTGGCGTTGTTGTCTTCGTCTGTATACTGCTCGCCTGTTCTAAG TTTGACTTCACTCAGTGGATGTTGTACGTGATCGTGATATCGGTGGCCTTTTGCGTGATAGCAACGATAGCGTCTCTCTCTATGGCCCTCACCGGCACGTACCTGAGCCTTGCCCATCTCATCATACTGTTGATCGGAACGATTATTAATGTTGTG TTTATTATAATCGAGTTGCAGACGATCCTGGGTGGCAGGGCAATTGAGTTGAGTGAAGACGACTATGCCCTTGGCGCATATCTCCTGTACACCTCTATAATGGATGTGTTCCTCAAAATGGTTCAGATTATGGGCATTATAGACGATTAG